A section of the Methanobacterium sp. Maddingley MBC34 genome encodes:
- a CDS encoding DNA-directed RNA polymerase, subunit A'''' (PFAM: RNA polymerase Rpb1, domain 5~TIGRFAM: DNA-directed RNA polymerase, subunit A''): MDIEKVEKLVKRKRAKFPEKLIQEIAEAAQRHELSDDELDELVKEIKRAYIRSEVESGEAVGTVAAQSVGEPGTQMTMRTFHYAGVAELNVTLGLPRLIEIVDARKKISTPTMAIYFDDDHASDEEFIRTIANRIGKITFNDILKDFNVNYASMNMSVEIDEELVKEKRLDYTEVMAKIEKAFKSVEINNNLLSFEPKITESKHAIRELRLLADKVRDLQISGIKNIGKVVIRKEGQEWVIHTEGSNLGAVLKMEGVDPVRTTTNDIHEVEKVLGVEAARNSIIHEAQTTMEEQGLTVDVRHIMLVADMMTADGIVKSIGRHGISGEKASVLARASFEETGKHLLRASIRGEVDHLTGIIENIIIGQPIPLGTGSVGVIMKEK, encoded by the coding sequence CCCAAAGGCACGAGCTGAGTGATGATGAACTGGATGAACTGGTGAAAGAAATTAAAAGAGCCTACATACGGTCTGAAGTAGAGTCTGGTGAGGCAGTAGGTACAGTAGCTGCCCAATCAGTGGGAGAACCAGGTACCCAGATGACCATGCGTACCTTTCACTATGCAGGGGTGGCTGAACTTAACGTTACCCTGGGGTTACCCCGACTCATCGAGATCGTGGACGCCCGTAAAAAGATATCCACACCAACCATGGCTATATACTTCGATGATGACCATGCCAGTGATGAGGAGTTCATAAGAACCATTGCCAACAGGATAGGTAAGATAACATTCAATGACATCCTCAAAGACTTCAATGTTAACTATGCCAGTATGAACATGAGCGTGGAGATAGATGAAGAGCTGGTGAAGGAGAAACGACTGGACTATACTGAGGTCATGGCCAAGATAGAAAAAGCTTTTAAAAGTGTAGAAATAAATAACAACCTGCTGAGTTTTGAACCTAAGATTACCGAATCTAAACATGCCATTAGGGAACTCCGACTTTTAGCTGACAAGGTTCGCGATCTCCAGATAAGTGGAATTAAGAACATAGGAAAGGTCGTGATCCGGAAAGAAGGGCAGGAATGGGTTATTCACACCGAAGGTTCAAACCTGGGAGCTGTCCTGAAAATGGAGGGTGTTGATCCCGTGCGAACTACCACCAATGATATTCATGAAGTGGAAAAGGTTCTGGGAGTAGAAGCCGCCCGTAACTCAATAATCCACGAGGCCCAGACCACCATGGAAGAGCAGGGGCTCACTGTTGACGTGCGTCATATCATGCTGGTGGCAGATATGATGACCGCTGACGGCATAGTCAAATCCATTGGCCGGCATGGTATCAGTGGTGAAAAGGCCAGTGTACTGGCCAGGGCATCCTTCGAGGAGACAGGTAAACACCTTCTCCGGGCCAGCATCAGGGGTGAGGTGGACCATCTCACCGGAATAATAGAAAACATTATAATTGGGCAGCCAATACCACTGGGAACAGGGTCTGTTGGCGTCATCATGAAAGAGAAATAA
- a CDS encoding ribosomal protein L30E (PFAM: Ribosomal protein L7Ae/L30e/S12e/Gadd45 family) — protein MDVERGIRVAVDTGNVTLGSGKTIQALKLGKGKLVIIAENCPKEVTEDVMQYSNLSKIPVYTFQGTSVDLGSVCGKPFTVATMMVNDPGDSTILEIVG, from the coding sequence ATGGACGTAGAAAGAGGAATTCGAGTTGCAGTTGATACAGGTAATGTCACACTGGGATCCGGTAAAACAATCCAGGCCCTGAAGCTTGGAAAAGGAAAACTGGTCATCATCGCAGAAAATTGCCCAAAAGAGGTAACTGAAGATGTGATGCAGTACTCCAACTTATCCAAAATCCCGGTTTACACCTTCCAGGGTACCAGCGTGGATTTAGGATCCGTGTGTGGGAAACCATTCACCGTGGCCACCATGATGGTCAACGATCCTGGAGATTCCACCATACTGGAAATAGTGGGGTAA